In Amphiura filiformis chromosome 1, Afil_fr2py, whole genome shotgun sequence, the following are encoded in one genomic region:
- the LOC140154673 gene encoding neuromedin U receptor homolog nmur-2-like → MMFLGFVPLIFTFGLFWNLALLFVVYRVKSMRNTTNFYLSNLAVSDAALLVTGGVHCLVSEMAIRLFYYASVFIIWLVTYDRYLAICHPMKHLVIKGKRRTVTMIVAIWIISSLMSILAYPYKEVVHICVDWPDESQYRTLSSSFPRCGFAKLGDSILLTWQFLELGQFTLAVVTCTYMFIRITYTLSTRSNPNIAETSTVRNQIARMLILNGTVFFLCLVPFQLTHVNRIFLSLTNNILINPKILPGILWLGRVTMLINSSINPILYNVSNATYRAAFAEAFGRKKEEVYFRIYAKD, encoded by the exons ATGATGTTTCTGGGTTTTGTGCCTCTTATCTTTACGTTTGGTTTATTCTGGAATCTGGCCTTGCTATTTGTTGTCTATCGCGTCAAAAGTATGCGTAACACTACAAACTTTTACTTATCCAACTTAGCTGTGAGTGATGCCGCACTGCTTGTTACCGGTGGGGTACA CTGCCTAGTATCCGAAATGGCGATCCGTTTATTCTATTATGCCTCGGTTTTCATCATATGGTTGGTCACATATGACCGATATTTAGCTATCTGTCATCCAATGAAACATTTGGTGATTAAAGGAAAACGGCGGACTGTAACGATGATAGTTGCAATATGGATCATTTCTTCTTTAATGTCAATTCTTGCTTATCCATACAAAGAAGTTGTTCACATCTGCGTAGATTGGCCAGATGAAAGCCAGTATCGTACTTTGTCATCAAGTTTCCCTCGTTGTGGTTTTGCCAAGTTGGGAGATTCTATTTTACTAACCTGGCAATTCTTAGAATTAGGCCAATTTACCCTAGCCGTCGTGACGTGTACATATATGTTCATCAGAATAACTTACACGCTAAGTACAAGATCTAATCCTAATATAGCTGAGACGTCAACTGTAAGAAACCAAATCGCAAGAATGTTGATACTGAATGGAACTGTGTTCTTTTTATGTCTCGTGCCATTTCAGCTGACACACGTTAACCGCATCTTCTTGTCACTGACAAATAACATCTTGATAAATCCCAAAATTCTGCCAGGCATTCTGTGGTTGGGACGAGTGACGATGCTGATAAATTCATCTATAAATCCGATTTTGTACAATGTTAGTAATGCTACATACAGGGCAGCATTTGCTGAAGCATTTGGTCGCAAAAAAGAAGAAGTCTACTTCAGGATTTACGCGAAGGACTGA